Genomic DNA from Nonomuraea rubra:
CCGTTGAAGGTTGGCATCTCTTTCGCGAGGAGGGCGCCTCACAGCTCCTTGTCGACGAACGCGGCCGCCGCGGGCAGCAGCCTGGCGGCCTCCTGCTCGAAGTACACCCTGGCCTTCTCGCCCGGCCAGCCCGCCGGCAGCAGCTCGGGCGGCAGCCCGGGGTCGCGGAACAGGAAGTTGCGCCAGCCGTGCACCAGCCGGCTGCGCGTGGCGAACACCTGGTCGGGCGGGGCTCCCTCGGGCAGCGTGCTGATCAGCGTGACGGCCTCGGCGTGCCAGTGCTCGTACGCCTCGCCGATGGCGGCCAGGTCCCACGCCCTGGCGACCAGCTCGCGCGGGTCGCCCTCCAGCGCCGCGTCGAACCTGTCGGCCCGCACCCCCTCGCCTTCGAGCAGGTTGTCCAGCTCGATCGACGAGCGCGGGCCGATCCAGGTGGTCTCCGACAGCGACGCGTACCCCAGGAACGTCAGGTCGGCCCGCAGCCGCTCCCTGCGCGGGCGCTCCTTCACCGGCTCAAAGACGATCACGTGCCAGCGGCCGTGCCAGGTGAGTGTCCCGGCTCGGTAAATTCTCAACGCCGCCTCGTCCAGCCGCCTCACACACTTGGGAGTCAGCCCGTAGCCCGCCCCCTGAGGGAGCCGCAGCGGCCGCAGCCACCCCTGCCGGACCATGCGCGAAACCGCCGTGCGCACCGCCGGAGCGGCGATATCCAGGGGTTTCATCAGCCGCACGAGCGCGGCGACGGACGCCTGGCCACCGCGCGAGCGCAGGTGGTCTCCGTAGAGGTCGAACAGAGCGGCGCGAGCGTGCACGAAGTCCAGTTTGGACGTCATCGCACGCCCCGACAACGCATTCTGGGAGGAGATCGTTACCCATGAGGGCTCTCGATGCGGGAGAATAGGACATCACAGAAGACGTGAATGCGCCGACCACCCCCTCGGGAGGTCGGAAATCGCGGGCCGCGGGAGCCCAAGGCAGGAAGGGATGCACGCATGGCGGCGATGAAGCCGCGGACCGGCGATGGTCCGCTCGAGGTCACCAAGGAAGGGCGCGGCATTGTCATGCGGGTCCCCCTGGAGGGTGGCGGCCGGCTCGTCGTGGAGATCTCCGCCGACGAGGCAAAGGCGCTCGGCGAGGCGTTGAAGAACGTCGTCGGCTGAGCGCTCCCGAGAGACACAACTTGTTCCACGACCCTGGCGTAGAACGGCGCCAGGGTCGCTGACGTTCGAGGAGAGAAATCCGTGCCCATTGAGACCACTGCGACGGTGGTCGCCGACGTTCCCGACGACGCCGAGCTGCTGGCCGTACCCTATGCCGCCGACCTCAGCCCGGGGGTGGAGCTGCCCCTGCCGGTGTCCGACCTGCTGGCCCACTACGAGGCCAAGGGCGCGGCGGGCGAGATCGTCGAGGTTCCGGTGGCACGGGCCGGCGGGGTGGGCCGGATCCTGCTGTACGGCGTGGGCGACGGCTCGCCCAAGGCCCTGCGTACCGCGGCCGCGGGGCTGACCAGGAGGGCCAAGGGCCGCGACACGCTGACCGTGGTGACACCCGACGGCGACGTCGCCGCGTTCGCCGAGGCGGCGCTGCTGGCTGCGTACACGTTCAGGATCGGCGGCGCGGGCAAGCAGGCCGTGCGCGCGCTCGTGCTCGCCGGGGCCGACGAGGAGCAGGTGCGGCGCGCGGAGACGGTGGCGCGGGCGGTGGCGCTCGCCCGCGACCTGGCCAACACGCCGTCCTCCGTCAAGAACCCCGCCTGGCTGGCCGAGCGGGCCGGCGAGAGCGGCCTGCCGGTCAAGGTCTGGGACGAGGAGGGGCTGCGGGCCGACGGGTTCGGCGGCATCCTCGCCGTGGGCAGGGGCTCGGCCAGCCCGCCCCGGCTCATCCAGCTCTCCTACACGCCCGAGGAGCCGGCCGAGCGGCACGTCGTGCTGGTGGGTAAGGGCATCACGTTCGACTCGGGCGGGCTGTCGCTCAAGCCGACGGCCAACATGAAGTTCCAGAAGACCGACATGGCCGGCGGCGCCGTCGTCATCGCCGTGCTCGGCGCGCTGGCCGCGCTGAAGGCGCCCGTACGCGTCACCGGGCTGGTCGCGGCGGCCGAGAACATGCCGTCGGGCACCGCCCAGCGGCCCAGCGACGTGATCACGCACTACGGCGGGCGCACGGTCGAGGTGCTCAACACCGACGCCGAGGGCCGCCTGGTGCTGGCCGACGCGCTGGCCTACGCCGACGCCGAGCTCGACCCCGACGCGGTCGTGGACGTCGCCACGCTCACGGGGGCGATCACGGTGGCGCTCGGGCCGCACGTCGGCGCCGTCTACGCCTCCGACGACGCGCTGGCGAAGCAGCTCGTGGAGGCGGGGCAGGCCGCCGACGACCGGCTGTGGCGGATGCCGCTGATCGAGGACTACACGCCCGCGCTGGAGTCGTCGGTCGCCGATCTGGCCAACGTCGAGGCCGGGTCCACGTTCGGGGCCGGCTCGATCACGGCGGCGCTGTTCCTGCGGGAGTTCGCGGGCGACCGGCCGTGGGCGCACCTCGACATCGCCGGGGTCGGGCGCAGCACGGCGGACGAGGGCGTGCTGAGCAAGGGGGCCACCGGCTTCGGCGTCCGCCTGCTCCTGGAGTGGCTGACGCGAGGCTAGCCGGGCCCCCGGCGGATCGCCGTCAGCCGCTGACCTTGACGGCGGCCAGCAGGCCGTCGCCCAGCGGCATCAGCACCGAGCGCAACCGCTCGTCCGACTGGACCAGCTTGCCCACCTCGCGCAGCGTCACCGTCTCCGGGTCGCGCTGCGCGGGGTCGGCCACGCGGTTGTGCCACAACATGTTGTCGAAGGCCACGATGCCGCCCACGCGCAGCAGGCGGACCGCCTCGGCCAGGTAGTCGGCGTACTCGTGCTTGGCCCCGTCGGCGAAGACCATGTCGTAGCCGCCGTCGGACAGCCGTGGCAGCACGTCCAGGGCCCGGCCGGAGATCAGCCGCACCCGGCTGCCGGAGAAGCCGGCCTCCGTGAGCGCCTGCCTGGCCAGCCGCTGGTGCTCGGGCTCGACGTCGACGCTCGTGAGCGTGCCGTCCGTACGCATGCCGCGCAGCAGCCACAGCCCCGAGACGCCGCACCCCGTGCCGATCTCGACGACGGACTTGGCGTTGACGGCGGTCGCGAGGAAGCACAGCGCCGCCCCGGCCCCGGGAAGGACGGGTGTCGCACCCATCTCCAGCCCGCGCTGCCGCGCCGCGTGCAGGATCTCATCCTCGTGATGGAACTGCTCCGCATAGGCCAGAGTGGCCTCCACCGGAGTGGTCATCGGCCTCCTCCCCCCACTTTCGTGCGATTGGTCCGCGAGATTGGCACCGATCGCAGCCTAGGGGAGACGCGCCGGGACGGGAACTCAGGAGGGACCTAAGGCGTTGCAGGTTTAAACGGGCTTTGCCGGTCCGGAAGGCAGGCAGTGCGCACGAAGGGACGAAACCAGGCACTATGGCGGTAGCGGTGGTCCCAGAGAGAGGAGTTCTGGTGGACGAAAGCGACCACCAGACCGATACTCCCGTGTCGTCTGATTGGACTCCTCCGACGTGGGAGGAGGTCGTGCGGACGCACTCCGCACGTGTGTATCGGCTTGCGTACCGGCTGACCGGCAATGTCCACGATGCCGAGGACCTCACACAGGAGGTCTTCGTCCGGGTTTTCAGGTCGCTGTCGAGCTACACCCCTGGCACTTTCGAGGGTTGGCTGCACCGGATCACGACCAACCTGTTCCTCGACATGGCGCGGCGCAAGCAGCGCATCAGGTTCGAGGGGCTCGCGGACGACGCGGCCGAGCGGCTGCGCGGCCGTGAGCCGTCTCCGGCGCAGGCGTTCGACGACGCCCACCTGGAGCCCGACATCCAGGCCGCCCTCGACGCGCTCGCCCCCGAGTTCCGGGCCGCGATCGTGCTGTGTGACATCGAGGGCCTGTCTTACGAGGAGATCGCGGCCACGCTCGGCGTCAAGCTGGGTACGGTCCGAAGCCGTATTCACCGTGGCCGGGCGCAGTTGCGGGAGGCGCTCGACCATCGGGCCCCCCGTAATTCTCAACTCCCCCCGACCGTAATCCGTGGGGAGGAAGTCTGATATGTCCCATCTTGGAGAGCGTGTTTCCGCGCTGGTCGACGGAGAGCTCAACCACACCGAGCGCGACCGTGCGCTCGCCCACCTGACTTTCTGTGCTGACTGCAGGCGCGAGGTCGAGTCGGTACGGGCGCTGAAGTCGCGCCTGCGCTCGCTCGAGACCCCCGCCATGCCGGCGGACCTGACGATGTCCCTGCTCCGGATGGCGGAGCCGGGCGGGCCGCTGCCGCCGAGGGAGCGCCCTTTCCCCACGCGTACGTTCGGGGGAGTGCCCATCCCCGGGCCGCACACCATCGCCCCGCTGGACAACCGCCCGCGCAGGGACGCCTCTGGTGGGGCCTCGGGCCCTGGTCGCGGTGGTAGCAGGAGGCGCTCGGCGTACGTGGCCGTCGGCGTGGTCTCGGCGGCCGTGGCGATCGGCACCTTCTTCGCCACCACCGGCATAGGTCAGAACAATCCGGCCCCGCCGGTTGAACTGTTCCAGCAGCAGGCCCGTACTACGCCTACGAACGGCTCTTCGACCGCCACGCCTTGACCGGGTCATGCCGGGGAGCAAACGGTTGGCGTAGTCGGCGGCGCGCGGGGCATACGATCTGGGTTCGGGAATTGTCACAAGCAAGTCCTGACAAAACCTTCATTACCCTCGTATGCCGCAAGAGCGAGGATTGCGGTGGCCGAGCCAAGGAGTGGTGAGACTTAGATGACCGACGAGACGCGGTCCACCGAGGGACGCACGCCGTCGGACTCCCCCGAGCCACAGGGGCGGCCGGACTTCCTACCCGCTGACGACAGGCCCGGACAGGAAGGCAGGCGGCCGGAGCCGCCTGCCTCGTTCGGCACCACGTGGGGCGACCCCTCCGGGCGTCCCGAGCCCTATGGCTCGCCGCCGTACGAGTCCCGCTCGTACGAACCGTCCTACGGACCCTCGTACGGCTCCTCGTACGGCGACGCCTCGCCCTCCAACGGCTCCTCGCACGGCGCCCCCGGCACCGGCCAGGACCACCGCGCCCAGACCGGCCCTCAGACCGGACCCCAGACCGGACCCCAGGCGGGCTCTCAGTACGGCGCGCCCTCGTTCGGCCCGTCCAACGGCGGCAGCGGCCCGTCCTTCGGTCCGCCCGACGGCGGCGGAGGCCCGTCCTTCGGTCCGCCCGACGGGACGACTCGCTCCTACGACAGCCCGTCCTACGAGAGACCTTCCTTCGGCTCGCCCGAGGGCGGTGGCACGCGGCCCGAGAACAGCACCCGCGCCTACGACAGCCCGTTCTTCGGCTCACCGGACGGCGGCGCCCGCTCCTACGAGGGGCCGCCCTTCGGCGGTCCGCCGAACTACGGCGGCGGGCCGGCCCAGCCGCCGCCGCCCCGCCAGGCGCTCGGCATGGGCCCCGGCTGGGCGCCGCCGCCTCCAGGCAGTGCGGGCACCGCCAAGCGCGGCCCGGCCACCGGTCTCCTGATCTCCATGGCCGTGGTCATCGCCCTGGTGGCCTCGGTGCTCGGCAGCGTGGGCACGTACCTGCTGACCAGGCCGAGCGGCGCCAACGACCCCTCCTACAGCCTCGGCCCGCTCCCGACGGGGGCCACCAACCGCGCACCGGACTCGGTGGCGGGCGTGGCCGCGCGGGTGCTGCCCAGCGTGGTCTCGCTGGAGGTCGGCAACGGCAGCAACACCGAGGGCGCGTCCGGCTCCGGCTTCCTGATCAAGAACGGTTACGTGGTCACGAACAACCACGTGGTCTCGCTGGCGGCCAACGGCGGCGAGATCCGGATCATGTTCAACAACCGCAAGACCACCACGGGCCGCATCGTCGGCCGCGACCCGGGCTCGGACCTGGCGGTGGTCAAGCCGGAGGAGACGTTCGGCACGCCGGAGATCACCCTCGGCAACTCCGATCAGGTGGTGGTCGGCGACCCGGTCATCGCGATCGGCTCGCCGCTGGGCCTGACCGGCACGGTCACGACCGGCATCGTCAGCTCACTCAACCGCCCGGTCATCGCCGGCGACGAGACCGGCACCAGCTCGGAGGAGCCCGCCTACATCAGCGCCATCCAGACCGACGCCGCCATCAACCCGGGCAACTCCGGCGGCCCGCTGGTGAACGGCAGGGGCGAGGTCGTGGGCGTGAACTCGGCCATCGCCACGCTGGGACGTTCGATGAGCAGCCAGAGCGGCAGCATCGGCCTCGGCTTCGCGATCCCGGTCAACCAGACGCGACGGGTGGCGGAAGAGCTGATCACCACAGGCAAGGCCAAGCGCCCCAAGATCGGCATCGTCCTCGACAAGGACTACCGGGGCCAGGGCGTCCGCATCGCCTCGGAGCCCGCCGGCGGGCAGCAGCCGGTCACCAAGGGCGGTCCCGCCGACCTGGCGGGGCTGCAGGCCGGTGACGTGATCCTGGAGATCGACGGGCTCGCCTTGCAGGACGGGAACGAGCTGATCGCCCTGATCCGCAGCAAGACGCCCGGCTCGAAGATCAACATCAAATACCAGCGGGCGGGGCAGGAACGCACCGCCACGCTCACGGTGGTCGCCGAGGACGAGCCCACCCCCTCGCCCTCCTGACCGCTGAGGTCGAGCCCACCCCTCGCCCTCCTGACGCATCCCCTCCTCGCTAACCGCGCCGCCCCACGTCCCGCCGACCCGGCGCGGTGCGAAGACGCGCCGCTACGCCGCGCTGGCTACGCTGCGCTGGCTACGCTGCGCTGGCTACGCTGCGCCCGTCGCTGCGCCGGCGCCCGCGCTGCGTGCCGGGGTAGCCATCGGGCGGTTGCTTCGGGCCGCGCCGTACCTCGTCCCGTCGTACCCCGTCCCTGCCCGCGTCGCTGATCAGGCACGGGCTGCGGGTGCCAGGGAGGGGTGGGGGATGATATGACCCAGGGGAGACGACCGACCTACCCGATGGAGCCCTTAGTCTGTGGATAGGCCGGGGTTGTCCTCGGAGAGGTTTGACTGCGGTAGGAGCTCACGGTGTTCGGACTCGGGTGGATGGAGGTCGGCGCGCTGATCGTGATCGCGCTGCTCGTCTTCGGTCCAGAAAGACTGCCGCAGGCCGCCGCGCAGGCGGGTAAGACGCTGCGCAACCTGCGCCGGATGGCCAACAACGCGCGTGACGACCTGCGTGCGGGGCTGGGGCCGGAGTTCCAGAACTTCGATCCCGCGGATCTCAACCCGCGTAACTTCGTCCGCAAGCATCTCCTCGACGACCTAGAGGACGACTGGAACGACAACAAGCCCCGCGAGCTGGAGCCCGCGGGCGCGCCGGCCCCGTACGCGGCTGAGCCGGTCGACGAGCTCGGTTACGGGGAACTGCCGCCCTACGACTCCGAAGCGACCTGATAGAGCCGTACATCGCCGTACAGCATGAAGAAGCCCCCTCCGAAGAGGGGGCTGGAACGAGCCGGGCCGTCAGCGGCGCGGGGCGAGGCCGAGTTGGAGGCCCTTCAGGCTGGACGAGCGCTTGCTCAGGCCGGACGCGATCTTCGCCAGCTCGGCGGCGGCCGGCGAGTCCGGGTCGGTGAGGACCAGGGGCTTGCCCTCGTCGCCGCCCTCGCGCAGCCGCATGTCGATCGGCACCTGGCCGAGCAGCGGGACGCGCGCGCCCAGCGTGCGGGTCAGCGCGTCGGCGACCGTCTGGCCGCCGCCCTCGCCGAAGACGGCGATGCGCTCGTCGCAGTGGGGGCAGGGCAGCCAGGCCATGTTCTCGATGACGCCGGCGATCTGCTGGTGGGTCTGGGCGGCGATCGAGCCGGCCCGCTCGGCCACCTCGGCGGCGGCCATCTGCGGCGTGGTCACGACGAGGATCTCCGCGCCGGGCAGCCGCTGGGCCACCGAGATGGCGATGTCGCCCGTGCCCGGGGGCAGGTCGAGCAGGAGCACGTCGAGGTCGCCCCAGTAGACGTCGGCCAGGAACTGGTGGAGCGCCCGGTCGAGCATGGGACCGCGCCAGACCACCGGCGTGTTGCCCGGCGGCTTGAACATCCCCACCGAGATGACCTTGATGTCGTGCGCCACCGGCGGCATGATCATGTCCTCGACCTTGGTGGGCCGCTCGGCGGCGCCCAGCATGCGAGGAATGCTGTGACCGTAGATGTCGGCGTCGACGATGCCCACCTTGAGGCCGCTGGCGGCCATGGCGGCGGCGAGGTTGACCGTGACGGACGACTTGCCGACCCCGCCCTTGCCGCTGGCCACCGCGAACACGCGGGTCAGCGAGCCCGGCTGGTTGAACGGGATCTCCTTCTCCGGCCCGCGGTCGCCGCGCAGCTTGGTCTGCAGCGTCTTGCGCTGCTCGGCGCTCATGACGTCGAGCTCGATCTGGACGCCGGTCACGCCTTCGACCTTGGAGACGGCGGTGGTGACATCGCGGCTGATCGTGTCCTTCATCGGACAGCCGGCCACGGTGAGGTACACGCCTACGCGCACCGCCCCGTCGGGAGCGATCTCGATGTTCTTGACCATGTCGAGGTCCGTGATCGGACGACGGATCTCGGGGTCGATGACGGTGGCGAGGGCCGCCGTCACGAGTTCCTGGGTTGGTGCCATCGAAGTCTCGGCACGAGGGAGTGCCGTCCCTCCTTAGTCGGTCTATGTGTGACAGGCGCTGGTCGCCAGCGAGGATGCCCCTCCATGGTATGAACCGAAGCCCGCGCTGGGTTAATCCGCACTGTTAGATGTCTGTGCAACAACGTCTAAGGTTACTCCGTGACTCTTCTGCGCGACGAGGGCCTGACCGCCGGGGAACTCGCGGTCTGGCGCATGTTGCAGCGGGCCCAGGTGCGCGTCGCCCGCCATCTGGAGAGCGAGCTGCTCGTCGCGCACGATCTACCGCTGGCCTCGTACGAGGTGCTCATGCAGCTCGCCGAGGCCCCGGGCGGGCGGCTGCGCATGAACGACCTGGCCGACCGGGTCCTGCTCTCGCGCAGCGGCCTGACCAGGCTCATCGACCGGCTCCAGCGCGACGGCCTGGTGACGCGCGAGGCGTGCGCCGACGACGCCCGCGGCCTGTTCGCGGTGCTGAGCGAGCCCGGCGCGGCCCGGCTGGCCGAGGCGACGCCGACCTACCTGCGCGGCATCAGGGGGCAGTTCCTCGACCTGCTGGACGCGGAGGAGATCGCGCAGGTGCGCCGCATGCTCGCCAAGCTGGGCGCCAAGCTGGGTGCCAAGCTCGGCGACGGGCTCGGCGATGAGCTCGGCGACGGGCTCAGCGCCCCGGCTCCTGACCGCTCTCCCTGAGCTCCTCCAGCAGCCTGCCCAGCTCGGCGCGCAGGTAGTCGCGGGTGGCCACCTCGTTCAGCGCGAGGCGCAGGCCGGCGATCTCGCGGGTCAGGTACTCGATCTCGGCCTGGTTGCGCTCGGCGGACTCGCGGTCCTGCTCGTACTGGATACGGTCGCGGTCGTCCTGCCGGTTCTGGGCCAGCAGGATCAGCGGGGCGGCGTAGCTGGCCTGCAGCGACAGCATCAGCGTGAGGAAGATGAACGGGTACGGGTCGAACTTCCAGCCTTCCGGCACTGTCACGTTCCAGATGACCCAGACCGCGACGAAGACGGTCATGTAGACGAGGAACCGGGCGGTGCCGAGGAACCGGGCGATCCGCTCCGACAGGCGGCCGAACGCCTCGGGGTCGTAGTGCGGGCGCAGCGTGCGGCGCAGGTCCCTGGGCTGGTCGAGGCGGTCAGCCGTCACGGTCGCCCGGCCCTCTCGCGCGGGTCGTCGGGCCACAGGTCGTCGGGCCGCTCGCGCCAGTCCTCGGGCAGCATGTGATCCAGTACGTCGTCCACCGTCACGGCGCCGACCAGGCGGCCCAGCTCGTCCACGACCGGGGCGGCGACGAGGTTGTAGTTGGCCAGGTAGTAGGTCACCTGCCGGAGCGTGAACTCCGGCCTGATGGGGTCGATCGAGGGGTCGAGCACGCCGCCGAGCAGCGTGGACGGCGGCTCGCGCAGCAGCCGCTGGAAGTGCGTGACCCCCAGGTACGCCCCGGTCGGCGTCTCGGTCGGCGGCCGGGTGACGTAGA
This window encodes:
- a CDS encoding PaaX family transcriptional regulator; protein product: MTSKLDFVHARAALFDLYGDHLRSRGGQASVAALVRLMKPLDIAAPAVRTAVSRMVRQGWLRPLRLPQGAGYGLTPKCVRRLDEAALRIYRAGTLTWHGRWHVIVFEPVKERPRRERLRADLTFLGYASLSETTWIGPRSSIELDNLLEGEGVRADRFDAALEGDPRELVARAWDLAAIGEAYEHWHAEAVTLISTLPEGAPPDQVFATRSRLVHGWRNFLFRDPGLPPELLPAGWPGEKARVYFEQEAARLLPAAAAFVDKEL
- a CDS encoding anti-sigma factor family protein gives rise to the protein MSHLGERVSALVDGELNHTERDRALAHLTFCADCRREVESVRALKSRLRSLETPAMPADLTMSLLRMAEPGGPLPPRERPFPTRTFGGVPIPGPHTIAPLDNRPRRDASGGASGPGRGGSRRRSAYVAVGVVSAAVAIGTFFATTGIGQNNPAPPVELFQQQARTTPTNGSSTATP
- a CDS encoding leucyl aminopeptidase → MPIETTATVVADVPDDAELLAVPYAADLSPGVELPLPVSDLLAHYEAKGAAGEIVEVPVARAGGVGRILLYGVGDGSPKALRTAAAGLTRRAKGRDTLTVVTPDGDVAAFAEAALLAAYTFRIGGAGKQAVRALVLAGADEEQVRRAETVARAVALARDLANTPSSVKNPAWLAERAGESGLPVKVWDEEGLRADGFGGILAVGRGSASPPRLIQLSYTPEEPAERHVVLVGKGITFDSGGLSLKPTANMKFQKTDMAGGAVVIAVLGALAALKAPVRVTGLVAAAENMPSGTAQRPSDVITHYGGRTVEVLNTDAEGRLVLADALAYADAELDPDAVVDVATLTGAITVALGPHVGAVYASDDALAKQLVEAGQAADDRLWRMPLIEDYTPALESSVADLANVEAGSTFGAGSITAALFLREFAGDRPWAHLDIAGVGRSTADEGVLSKGATGFGVRLLLEWLTRG
- the sigE gene encoding RNA polymerase sigma factor SigE; this translates as MAVAVVPERGVLVDESDHQTDTPVSSDWTPPTWEEVVRTHSARVYRLAYRLTGNVHDAEDLTQEVFVRVFRSLSSYTPGTFEGWLHRITTNLFLDMARRKQRIRFEGLADDAAERLRGREPSPAQAFDDAHLEPDIQAALDALAPEFRAAIVLCDIEGLSYEEIAATLGVKLGTVRSRIHRGRAQLREALDHRAPRNSQLPPTVIRGEEV
- a CDS encoding DUF1003 domain-containing protein, which translates into the protein MTADRLDQPRDLRRTLRPHYDPEAFGRLSERIARFLGTARFLVYMTVFVAVWVIWNVTVPEGWKFDPYPFIFLTLMLSLQASYAAPLILLAQNRQDDRDRIQYEQDRESAERNQAEIEYLTREIAGLRLALNEVATRDYLRAELGRLLEELRESGQEPGR
- a CDS encoding MarR family winged helix-turn-helix transcriptional regulator, whose product is MTLLRDEGLTAGELAVWRMLQRAQVRVARHLESELLVAHDLPLASYEVLMQLAEAPGGRLRMNDLADRVLLSRSGLTRLIDRLQRDGLVTREACADDARGLFAVLSEPGAARLAEATPTYLRGIRGQFLDLLDAEEIAQVRRMLAKLGAKLGAKLGDGLGDELGDGLSAPAPDRSP
- a CDS encoding Mrp/NBP35 family ATP-binding protein, giving the protein MAPTQELVTAALATVIDPEIRRPITDLDMVKNIEIAPDGAVRVGVYLTVAGCPMKDTISRDVTTAVSKVEGVTGVQIELDVMSAEQRKTLQTKLRGDRGPEKEIPFNQPGSLTRVFAVASGKGGVGKSSVTVNLAAAMAASGLKVGIVDADIYGHSIPRMLGAAERPTKVEDMIMPPVAHDIKVISVGMFKPPGNTPVVWRGPMLDRALHQFLADVYWGDLDVLLLDLPPGTGDIAISVAQRLPGAEILVVTTPQMAAAEVAERAGSIAAQTHQQIAGVIENMAWLPCPHCDERIAVFGEGGGQTVADALTRTLGARVPLLGQVPIDMRLREGGDEGKPLVLTDPDSPAAAELAKIASGLSKRSSSLKGLQLGLAPRR
- a CDS encoding sec-independent translocase; its protein translation is MFGLGWMEVGALIVIALLVFGPERLPQAAAQAGKTLRNLRRMANNARDDLRAGLGPEFQNFDPADLNPRNFVRKHLLDDLEDDWNDNKPRELEPAGAPAPYAAEPVDELGYGELPPYDSEAT
- a CDS encoding S1C family serine protease, producing the protein MTDETRSTEGRTPSDSPEPQGRPDFLPADDRPGQEGRRPEPPASFGTTWGDPSGRPEPYGSPPYESRSYEPSYGPSYGSSYGDASPSNGSSHGAPGTGQDHRAQTGPQTGPQTGPQAGSQYGAPSFGPSNGGSGPSFGPPDGGGGPSFGPPDGTTRSYDSPSYERPSFGSPEGGGTRPENSTRAYDSPFFGSPDGGARSYEGPPFGGPPNYGGGPAQPPPPRQALGMGPGWAPPPPGSAGTAKRGPATGLLISMAVVIALVASVLGSVGTYLLTRPSGANDPSYSLGPLPTGATNRAPDSVAGVAARVLPSVVSLEVGNGSNTEGASGSGFLIKNGYVVTNNHVVSLAANGGEIRIMFNNRKTTTGRIVGRDPGSDLAVVKPEETFGTPEITLGNSDQVVVGDPVIAIGSPLGLTGTVTTGIVSSLNRPVIAGDETGTSSEEPAYISAIQTDAAINPGNSGGPLVNGRGEVVGVNSAIATLGRSMSSQSGSIGLGFAIPVNQTRRVAEELITTGKAKRPKIGIVLDKDYRGQGVRIASEPAGGQQPVTKGGPADLAGLQAGDVILEIDGLALQDGNELIALIRSKTPGSKINIKYQRAGQERTATLTVVAEDEPTPSPS
- a CDS encoding O-methyltransferase, with amino-acid sequence MTTPVEATLAYAEQFHHEDEILHAARQRGLEMGATPVLPGAGAALCFLATAVNAKSVVEIGTGCGVSGLWLLRGMRTDGTLTSVDVEPEHQRLARQALTEAGFSGSRVRLISGRALDVLPRLSDGGYDMVFADGAKHEYADYLAEAVRLLRVGGIVAFDNMLWHNRVADPAQRDPETVTLREVGKLVQSDERLRSVLMPLGDGLLAAVKVSG
- a CDS encoding DUF3117 domain-containing protein, which translates into the protein MAAMKPRTGDGPLEVTKEGRGIVMRVPLEGGGRLVVEISADEAKALGEALKNVVG